TTCGCGGCTCGGCAATCTGATGGAGGACTTCCAGACCGCGTTCAACGACGCCGACCGGGTGCTGGTCGCGCCGGTCTATGCCGCCGGCGAGGCTCCGGTCGAGGGCGTCGACGCGGCGGCTTTGGTCGAGGGGCTGAAGCGGCGCGGGCATCGGTTTGCGGCGACGGTGGCGGATGCGGATGCGCTGGCCGAGGAGCTGGCGGCGACGATCGAGGCGGACGACATGGTCGTGTGCTTGGGGGCGGGTGACATCACGAAATGGGCGGCCGGGTTGGCGGATGCCATCGCCGCGAAGCGGATGGTCGTGGCGTGAGTGCGCGCGCATCTTCTCCCCTCCCGCTTGCGGGAGGGGTTGGGGGAGGGCCTGTTCCCGCCTCGGGCGACGCGTTGGCGGCTATCTCGTTCCCACCCCTAGCCCCTCCCGCAAGCGGGAGGGGGACGGTGGTGCCCAACGGCAGCCTTGCGGACTTCATCTGGTTTCGGACCGGCGGGCCGGCGGAGTGGCTGGTTCGGCCTGCCGATATCGCTGATCTTTCGGAAATGCTTGCCAGCCTGGATCCCGCGACACCCGTGCTCCCGGTCGGCGTCGGCTCGAACCTGATCGTCCGCGACGGCGGCGTACCCGGGATCGTCGTCCGCCTGCCCAAGGCGATGGCGAAGGTCTCGGTCGAGGACGGCCGCGTTCGTGCAGGCGCAGGGGCGATGGGGATCACCGTCGCCAGCGCCGCGCGCGACGCCGGGATCGCGGGCCTCGAATTCCTCCGCGGGATCCCCGGCACGGTCGGCGGCGCGGTCCGGATGAACGCGGGCGCCTATGGCCGCGACGTCAGCGACATCCTGGTCGAGGCGACCGTCGTCACGCGCAACGGCGCCGTCGAGACCTGGCCCGCCGCGCGGCTCGGCTACGTCTATCGCCACTCGGACCTGCCCGCGGGGGCCGTGGTGGTCGAGGCGGTGTTCTCGGGGACGCCCGGCGACCCCGTTACGATCGGCGTCGAGATGGACCGCATCGCCGCCGAGCGCGAGGCGTCGCAGCCGCTGCGATCGCGCACCGGCGGCTCGACGTTCAAGAATCCCGAGGGGTACAAGGCCTGGGCGCTGATCGACGCCGCCGGCTGCCGGGGCCTCACGCGCGGCGACGCGCAGGTGAGCGAGAAACACTGTAATTTCCTGCTGAACCTCGGGTCTGCGTCGAGCGCCGAGATCGAGGCACTGGGCGAAGAGGTACGGGACAAGGTGAAGGCGCATTCGGGGGTGACGCTGGAATGGGAAATCCAGCGGGTTGGGGTATTCCCCTCCCGCTCGCGGGAGGGGCTAGGGGAGGGCGTGTCCGACACGTGTTCCGAACAGGCCCTCCCCCAACCCCTCCCGCAGGCGGGAGGGGAGGCATGAACCCCCTCCACATCGCGGTCCTGATGGGCGGCTGGTCGGCGGAGCGCGACGTTTCGCTGATGTCGGGCGCGGGGGTCGCCGACGCGCTCGAATCACTCGGGCACCGCGTCACGCGGATCGACATGGACCGGCAGGTCGCGGCGCGGCTGGCCGAGGCGAGGCCCGACCTCGTGTTCAACGCGCTGCACGGCACGCCGGGCGAGGACGGGTCGGTGCAGGGACTGCTCGACCTGATGGGCTTGCGCTACACGCATTCGGGGCTCGCGACCTCGGTGATCGCGATCGACAAGGTGCTGACCAAGCAGGCGCTGGTCCCCGCGGGTATCCCGATGCCGGGCGGCCGGATCGTCAAGTCGGCAGACCTGTTCGAGGCCGATCCGATGGCGCGGCCCTATGTGCTGAAGCCCGTCAACGAAGGCTCGTCGGTCGGCGTCGCGATCGTCACCGATGAAGGCAATTACGGCAACCCGATCGCGCGTGATGCGACCGGGCCCTGGATCGATTTCGACGAGCTGCTGGCCGAACCCTATATCCGCGGGCGCGAGCTGACGACCGCGGTGCTCGGCGGGGCGGCGCTCGGGGTGACCGAGCTGATCCCCAAAAGCGGCTGGTACGACTACGACGCGAAATACACCGACGGCATGACGGTGCACGAATGCCCGGCGAACATCCCCGACGAGATCGCGGAGGCGTGCAAGAGCCTCGCGCTCGAGGCGCACCGGCTGCTCGGCTGCAAGGGCGCGTCGCGGTCGGACTTCCGCTGGGACGACGAGCGCGGGGTCGACGGGCTGTTCCTGCTCGAGGTGAACACGCAGCCGGGGATGACTCCGCTGAGCCTGGTCCCCGAACAGGCACGGCACATCGGCATGAGCTATGCCGCGCTGGTCCAGGCGATCGTCGACGAGGCGATGGCCGCGGACTGGCCGGTGGTGGACGGCACTCCATGAGCCGCACGATCAAGCGCGGGCCTCCGCCCAAACGGCCAGCGCCGCGGCGGAAGGTCGCGGTCAAGAAGGTGTCGGTGATGGACCGCGTGATCGGCATGCTGCCGGTCAGCGAGGAGACGCTGAAGAAGCTCGCGACCTGGTCGATCCTCGGCGCGGGCGCGGCGGTGGCCATCGCGGGCGCGGTCTGGATCGGGATTCCGGGCATGATCGGCGGCGCGGTGGCCGAGGGCGCGGGGCGCGCCGGGTTCAAGGTCGACCAGATCGAGGTCACGGGCCTGAAGCGGATGGACCGCATGTCGGTCTATGCGGTCGCGCTGGAAGACAAGCAGAACCAGACCTCGATGCTCTCTGTCGACCTGGAAAGTATCCGCCAGAAGTTGTTGCGATACGGGTGGATTTCCGACGCGCACGTGTCGCGGCGGCTGCCCAACACCCTGCTCGTCGATATCGTCGAGCGGACGCCGGCGGCGGTGTGGCAGGACAATGGCCAGCTGACGCTGATCGATGCGGCGGGCGTGCTGCTCGAGCCGGTGCAGCCCGATGCGATCCCGAACCTGCCGCTGGTGATCGGTCCTGGCGCGGATCGGCAGGAGGCGTCGTACCAGACCCTGCTCGCCGCCGCGCCCGCGCTCAGGCCGCGTGTGAAAGCGGCGACCTGGGTCGGCAACCGGCGCTGGGACCTGACCTTCGAGAGCGGCGAGACGCTTGCACTGCCCGAAGATGGGGCGCCTCGTGCGCTGGTGAAGTTCGCCGAACTCGACGGGTCGCGGCCGCTGCTGGGGCGCGGCTGGATCCGGTTCGACATGCGCGATCCGACCAAGCTGGTCGCGCGCAAGCCGGGCGCGAGCCTGGCGCACAGCGTCGACGTGCCGGCGCAGGATACGACGTCGATGAAGACCCGATCGGAGACCGCGGGGGCGGCCGCAACAGGCGAGGAAGTCTAGATGGCGAAGGTAGCACCCGAGGGCCTGATCACGGCGCTCGATATCGGATCGTCGAAGGTGTCGGCGATGATCGCGCAGAAGGGCGATGGCGGCGAGCTGATCGTGCTCGGCACCGGCCAGCGCGAGAGCCGCGGCGTCAAGCGCGGCTATATCGCCGACATGGCCGCGACCGAGGCCGCGGTGCGCGAGGCGGTCGAGCAGGCCGAGCGGATCGCGGGGATCAACATCGAGAATGTCTGGGTCGGCTTCTCGGCCGGCGGGCTGGTCAGCGACGTCGCGGAGGTCGAGTTCGAGCTGGGCGGCCACCGGGTGGAACAGCAGGACATCGACGCACTGCTCGCGGCGGGGCGCAACTCGATCGACCCGCAGGGGCGGATGGTGCTGCACGCACAGCCCGCGCTCTACACGCTCGACGGGCTGACGGGGGTGAAGAAGCCGCTCGGGTTGCATGCCGACCGGCTGGGCGTGCACATCCACGTCGTCGCCGCGGACGGGTCGCCGGTGCGCAACCTCGACCTGTGCGTGCGGTCGGCGCATCTC
This sequence is a window from Sphingomonas ginsenosidivorax. Protein-coding genes within it:
- a CDS encoding cell division protein FtsQ/DivIB, whose product is MSRTIKRGPPPKRPAPRRKVAVKKVSVMDRVIGMLPVSEETLKKLATWSILGAGAAVAIAGAVWIGIPGMIGGAVAEGAGRAGFKVDQIEVTGLKRMDRMSVYAVALEDKQNQTSMLSVDLESIRQKLLRYGWISDAHVSRRLPNTLLVDIVERTPAAVWQDNGQLTLIDAAGVLLEPVQPDAIPNLPLVIGPGADRQEASYQTLLAAAPALRPRVKAATWVGNRRWDLTFESGETLALPEDGAPRALVKFAELDGSRPLLGRGWIRFDMRDPTKLVARKPGASLAHSVDVPAQDTTSMKTRSETAGAAATGEEV
- the murB gene encoding UDP-N-acetylmuramate dehydrogenase, which gives rise to MSFPPLAPPASGRGTVVPNGSLADFIWFRTGGPAEWLVRPADIADLSEMLASLDPATPVLPVGVGSNLIVRDGGVPGIVVRLPKAMAKVSVEDGRVRAGAGAMGITVASAARDAGIAGLEFLRGIPGTVGGAVRMNAGAYGRDVSDILVEATVVTRNGAVETWPAARLGYVYRHSDLPAGAVVVEAVFSGTPGDPVTIGVEMDRIAAEREASQPLRSRTGGSTFKNPEGYKAWALIDAAGCRGLTRGDAQVSEKHCNFLLNLGSASSAEIEALGEEVRDKVKAHSGVTLEWEIQRVGVFPSRSREGLGEGVSDTCSEQALPQPLPQAGGEA
- a CDS encoding D-alanine--D-alanine ligase produces the protein MNPLHIAVLMGGWSAERDVSLMSGAGVADALESLGHRVTRIDMDRQVAARLAEARPDLVFNALHGTPGEDGSVQGLLDLMGLRYTHSGLATSVIAIDKVLTKQALVPAGIPMPGGRIVKSADLFEADPMARPYVLKPVNEGSSVGVAIVTDEGNYGNPIARDATGPWIDFDELLAEPYIRGRELTTAVLGGAALGVTELIPKSGWYDYDAKYTDGMTVHECPANIPDEIAEACKSLALEAHRLLGCKGASRSDFRWDDERGVDGLFLLEVNTQPGMTPLSLVPEQARHIGMSYAALVQAIVDEAMAADWPVVDGTP